The proteins below are encoded in one region of Legionella antarctica:
- a CDS encoding dihydrolipoyl dehydrogenase family protein encodes MKQLIRCDLAIIGAGSGGLSLASGASQLGLNVVLVEKGLMGGDCLNYGCIPSKSLLAAAKANWQVRHSKTFGISPPDTSVDFKIVMQHVKGVIATIAIHDSVKRFENLGVQVIQETGQFIDQTTLRAGTKEIKAKHFVIATGSSANIPSIPGLKEISFYTNETIFSINALPSHLLILGGGPIGCELAQAFAMLGSKVTLVEELSILGNDDPEAVEIVREALIQTGVHLNELVTVNQISSDGEGHIMIHANREGTQLNFKGTHLLVVTGRKPNTELLHCERAGIELNKKGVIVDRRLRTTNKQIYAIGDVAGAFQFTHVANSHAGVVLRNIAFKLPAKMDETAIPWVTYTEPELAHVGKSLSLCTATGISHIVLKSDYSSNDRAQTDQNTTGFIKVIATPKGRILGVTIVGHGAGELLFPWVIAIREGKTLRTFTDTTAAYPTLSELSKRVASQFYTPKLFSSKVKKLVQFLSYF; translated from the coding sequence ATGAAACAATTAATTCGGTGTGATCTGGCAATTATTGGCGCCGGCTCAGGGGGCTTGAGCCTGGCGTCAGGTGCTTCACAATTAGGTCTTAATGTAGTCTTGGTTGAAAAAGGGTTAATGGGGGGTGACTGCTTGAATTACGGTTGTATTCCCTCAAAATCATTACTCGCAGCAGCCAAAGCAAATTGGCAAGTCCGCCATAGCAAGACTTTTGGCATATCGCCACCTGATACTTCCGTTGATTTCAAAATAGTGATGCAACATGTCAAAGGAGTCATCGCCACTATTGCCATTCATGACTCTGTTAAACGATTTGAAAATCTTGGCGTCCAGGTAATTCAAGAAACAGGTCAATTTATCGATCAGACTACCTTGAGGGCAGGAACAAAAGAAATTAAAGCAAAACACTTTGTCATTGCTACTGGCTCGTCTGCAAATATTCCATCTATTCCCGGGTTAAAAGAAATTAGCTTTTACACCAATGAAACCATTTTTAGTATCAATGCTCTGCCGTCTCATCTACTCATTTTAGGTGGTGGACCTATAGGTTGCGAGTTGGCACAGGCATTTGCTATGCTGGGTTCTAAAGTCACTTTAGTTGAAGAGCTCAGTATTTTAGGGAATGATGATCCTGAGGCTGTGGAAATTGTCCGAGAGGCGTTAATTCAAACTGGCGTTCATCTTAATGAGTTGGTCACTGTAAATCAGATTAGCTCTGATGGCGAGGGTCACATTATGATCCATGCTAACCGGGAAGGAACACAACTGAATTTCAAAGGAACTCACTTGCTTGTTGTAACCGGCAGAAAACCGAATACAGAATTGCTTCATTGCGAACGGGCAGGGATAGAGCTCAATAAAAAAGGAGTCATCGTTGATCGGCGATTACGTACTACAAATAAACAAATCTATGCCATTGGGGATGTTGCCGGAGCGTTTCAATTTACTCATGTAGCTAATAGTCATGCGGGTGTTGTATTGCGCAATATAGCATTTAAGCTCCCCGCAAAGATGGACGAAACAGCAATCCCCTGGGTAACATACACGGAGCCAGAACTGGCACATGTAGGTAAAAGTCTGTCATTGTGCACTGCAACCGGTATCAGTCATATCGTATTAAAGTCAGATTACTCGAGTAATGACAGAGCACAAACTGATCAAAACACCACAGGCTTTATTAAAGTCATTGCCACTCCCAAAGGTAGAATACTTGGGGTCACCATAGTTGGTCATGGGGCAGGAGAGTTATTGTTTCCATGGGTAATAGCCATTCGAGAAGGGAAAACGTTAAGAACGTTTACTGACACCACTGCTGCTTACCCAACGTTAAGTGAACTAAGTAAACGAGTAGCCAGTCAGTTTTATACACCCAAGCTGTTTTCCAGCAAGGTAAAAAAACTGGTTCAATTTTTATCTTATTTCTAA
- the rseP gene encoding RIP metalloprotease RseP: MLITLLYFLLALLLLVIVHEYGHFQVARWCGVKVLRFSFGFGKIIARWHDKRGTEYAWSLIPLGGYVKMLDESEGEVDEKEKHLAFNNQSVWVRIAIVLAGPLFNFIFAFIALWLVLVIGMHSLAPMIESVKPNSIAAKAGLTPKEEIIALNDVKINSWRDFQYAMMPLVGSRETVRLTVKSLVDGHQTTVSLPLVNWKLDDKRPDPLNSLGIEPFIPSVPPVVGEVVRDSPAEKAGLQVADKILSVDGKSFDDWLFLVDYVRQRPNTLLTLLIKRNGADQTIKLLTGSQQNKGKHEGFIGVRSQKVDWPAHWLRLERQGPMEAIGTAFKQTIHLTGTTFTLMGRLVTGKLGLNSISGPVGIAQGAGDSGRGGLVSYLFFLALVSISLGALNLLPIPMLDGGHLLYYAFEIIRRKPLSDGVKSIGIYIGIFLLVALMFVALTNDISRLTG, translated from the coding sequence ATGCTTATAACCCTTTTGTATTTTCTATTAGCTTTATTATTGCTGGTTATTGTGCATGAGTATGGCCATTTTCAGGTTGCACGTTGGTGTGGTGTCAAAGTATTACGTTTTTCTTTTGGCTTTGGAAAGATAATTGCTCGCTGGCACGATAAAAGAGGAACTGAGTATGCCTGGTCGCTGATTCCCTTGGGTGGCTATGTTAAAATGCTTGATGAATCTGAAGGGGAAGTCGATGAGAAAGAAAAGCATTTGGCATTTAATAATCAATCCGTATGGGTGCGCATCGCCATTGTATTGGCAGGTCCTTTGTTTAATTTTATTTTTGCTTTTATCGCATTGTGGTTGGTTCTAGTTATTGGAATGCACTCTTTAGCGCCGATGATTGAGTCGGTGAAGCCCAATAGCATTGCTGCAAAAGCTGGTTTGACACCAAAAGAAGAAATTATTGCGCTTAACGATGTCAAGATAAACAGTTGGCGAGACTTTCAGTATGCAATGATGCCTTTAGTTGGTTCTCGGGAAACAGTTCGTTTAACGGTTAAGTCTTTAGTCGATGGGCATCAAACGACAGTCTCTCTTCCTTTAGTTAACTGGAAATTGGATGATAAACGACCTGATCCCCTTAACAGTTTGGGAATAGAACCATTTATTCCAAGTGTCCCCCCGGTGGTTGGTGAAGTAGTACGTGACTCCCCAGCTGAAAAAGCCGGATTGCAGGTTGCTGATAAAATTTTAAGCGTTGATGGTAAGTCTTTTGATGATTGGCTGTTTTTAGTTGATTATGTTCGACAACGTCCTAATACCCTGTTAACTCTTCTAATCAAAAGAAATGGAGCTGACCAGACCATTAAATTACTTACTGGCAGTCAACAAAATAAAGGTAAGCATGAGGGGTTTATTGGGGTTCGTTCACAGAAAGTAGATTGGCCAGCCCACTGGTTACGTTTAGAGCGCCAGGGCCCCATGGAAGCGATTGGTACCGCTTTTAAGCAAACCATCCATCTTACAGGAACAACATTTACTCTAATGGGTCGACTGGTAACTGGGAAATTGGGTTTAAACAGTATTAGTGGTCCAGTAGGGATAGCTCAGGGAGCAGGTGATTCAGGCCGTGGTGGATTAGTATCATATCTGTTTTTCCTGGCTTTAGTAAGTATCAGCCTGGGAGCTTTGAATTTATTGCCCATTCCTATGCTGGATGGAGGACATCTGTTGTATTATGCGTTCGAAATTATCAGACGCAAACCGTTATCTGATGGAGTAAAATCCATAGGTATTTATATTGGTATATTTCTCTTGGTCGCCTTAATGTTTGTAGCACTTACTAACGATATCTCGAGATTAACGGGTTAG
- a CDS encoding phosphatidate cytidylyltransferase, which translates to MFMQRLITSLVLVPLVLLLLFFAPAWFLGGVTLVILLAAGRECWGLIPLNTLAVQIGYLVLIIVGLWVCGSLFPYWLILGLVVWVFNCIAILTFPNSQRYWGNPAVVAGVCFLLLPLFLQTLIHLYYLPQGKTLLVYLLFLIWASDIGAYLTGKRFGTHKLIPQVSPGKSWEGVLGGFILAMVVAVIGLIYFKPNCIVCWLGLAMVTVVISIFGDLFISILKRRCHLKDTGTLIPGHGGILDRLDSLIAALPLFYFGLTYIPLGV; encoded by the coding sequence ATGTTTATGCAACGTTTAATCACCTCACTTGTTCTCGTACCCTTGGTCTTGTTACTTCTTTTTTTTGCTCCCGCCTGGTTTTTAGGGGGAGTTACCCTCGTTATTCTTTTGGCTGCTGGCAGAGAATGCTGGGGTTTAATACCGTTAAATACACTGGCTGTTCAAATCGGTTATCTCGTTCTTATCATAGTGGGTTTGTGGGTTTGCGGTTCTCTGTTTCCTTATTGGTTGATTCTGGGATTAGTGGTTTGGGTTTTCAATTGTATTGCCATATTAACCTTTCCCAATTCACAGCGTTATTGGGGCAATCCCGCTGTAGTGGCCGGGGTTTGTTTCCTGCTATTACCTTTGTTTCTTCAAACTCTTATTCATCTCTATTATCTACCTCAAGGTAAAACCTTGCTTGTTTACTTGCTTTTTTTAATTTGGGCTTCCGATATAGGTGCCTATCTCACTGGAAAGCGTTTTGGAACACATAAATTAATTCCGCAAGTTAGTCCTGGCAAATCATGGGAAGGAGTGTTAGGGGGCTTTATTTTAGCGATGGTTGTTGCGGTAATCGGTCTTATTTATTTTAAACCGAACTGTATTGTTTGTTGGCTTGGCTTAGCGATGGTGACCGTGGTCATTTCGATTTTTGGTGATTTATTCATCAGTATATTAAAACGCCGTTGTCACTTAAAAGATACAGGGACTCTTATCCCGGGCCATGGAGGTATCCTTGATCGTTTGGACAGTTTGATTGCTGCTCTGCCTTTATTCTATTTTGGATTAACTTATATACCGTTAGGAGTCTAG
- the uppS gene encoding polyprenyl diphosphate synthase: MDHKLPQHIAIVMDGNGRWAENRGLARIEGHKAGVESVKKMISCCLEKKIPCLSLFAFSSENWSRPADEVSFLMELFLEALKNELAELNQHGIRMYFTGDRSLLSALLQKQMHEAEKLTQNNQQLILNVVVNYGGKWDIVTAAKKMTQAVVNGQLTMDDINEEVFAQFLDTRVLPEPDLFIRTSGELRISNFFLWQLAYTELYFTEVHWPDFSEHELGLALASFSKRKRRFGHISLSK, from the coding sequence TTGGATCATAAATTACCTCAGCATATTGCCATAGTTATGGATGGCAATGGACGTTGGGCTGAAAATCGTGGTTTGGCGCGCATTGAAGGGCACAAAGCAGGTGTTGAGTCAGTTAAAAAAATGATTAGTTGTTGTTTGGAAAAAAAAATCCCCTGCCTAAGTTTGTTTGCTTTTAGTTCTGAAAATTGGTCGAGACCTGCTGATGAGGTTAGCTTTCTAATGGAACTATTTTTAGAGGCGTTGAAGAACGAGTTGGCAGAGTTAAATCAGCACGGTATCCGAATGTATTTTACAGGAGATAGAAGTCTGTTATCTGCCTTACTGCAAAAACAAATGCATGAAGCGGAGAAATTGACTCAGAACAATCAGCAATTAATTTTGAATGTGGTAGTTAATTATGGTGGGAAGTGGGATATAGTTACTGCTGCAAAAAAAATGACTCAAGCTGTAGTTAACGGTCAGCTTACTATGGATGATATTAACGAAGAAGTTTTTGCTCAATTCCTGGATACCAGGGTTTTGCCAGAACCTGATCTCTTTATACGAACCAGCGGCGAATTACGAATTAGTAATTTTTTTCTTTGGCAACTAGCTTATACGGAGCTTTATTTTACAGAAGTACATTGGCCAGACTTTAGTGAACATGAACTTGGTTTGGCATTAGCATCTTTTAGTAAACGGAAAAGACGTTTTGGCCACATTTCTTTATCTAAATAG
- the bamA gene encoding outer membrane protein assembly factor BamA, translating into MKKVGNKLILGVCCSTLLAWSAQTIAEGGFIVRGIKVTGLQRVSTGTVLNYIPVQVGEEISPGSTGQIIRTLYDTGFFQSVTLERQGNVLIVNVVERATIGSITVVGNKEIPADKMKAFLKEMGLAKGRVFQKSSLERLEKELKQAYTARGKYNSRIETRVNSLTDNRVGITVTVSEGRVSRIREIKIIGNHDFSTNELLPEFALTTSNVFTYFTKKDQYSKAGMDASLEALRSFYLDRGYLKFNVVSSQVLLSPDRKDVYINIHIEEGPQYRFSGYASAGKTILSKEKIDSLVQVKKGDVFSRKKVTESISAIGLALGDVGYGFPAISADPRIDEDNKTVFITFMVEPGRHVYVRRINFHGNTKTGDFVLRSMIRQDEGGLLSLHNIKESERQLRLLGYIKNIDVKTSPVAGTNNQVDLDVQVEEAPSAEASASIGYGTNGYQFNTSVTQHNFMGSGRSMGASFNATKWGQDYSLNYYNPFYTETGIGRGASLYYSKIDPQNLNVSTFSSDRYGFDVSYNFPLGEASSFQLGYGYQDVNIKTVGPVIPIQNFVNLFGSHFQEVRLTSGWSRNSYDQLPYPNRGINQQAIAVVALPAASQSLTYYKGSYQAHAYYPLGRGWIFSILGNIGYGNTFESNGLPFFENYYAGGTATPGQVRGYDSFSLGPIDNFGNAIGGNFLVNGSAGLILPFPLSRDNIRTTIFADAGNVFSRATPAALTGVFEGPLRYSAGVSLEWRSPFGPLAFSIAKALNPQPLDKTQYFQFALSSGF; encoded by the coding sequence ATGAAAAAAGTTGGTAATAAATTAATTTTAGGTGTTTGTTGTTCTACTCTTTTAGCATGGTCTGCACAGACTATAGCTGAAGGTGGATTTATTGTTCGTGGTATCAAAGTTACCGGCTTGCAAAGAGTATCCACCGGAACAGTATTAAATTACATCCCTGTTCAGGTTGGTGAGGAAATTAGCCCAGGCTCAACTGGACAGATCATCAGAACTTTATACGATACAGGCTTTTTTCAATCTGTGACGCTGGAACGGCAAGGCAACGTATTAATTGTTAATGTGGTAGAAAGGGCGACTATCGGAAGTATCACCGTAGTGGGAAATAAAGAAATTCCCGCTGATAAAATGAAAGCTTTTCTCAAAGAAATGGGATTAGCTAAAGGTCGAGTATTTCAAAAGTCTTCTTTAGAGCGTCTGGAGAAAGAGCTAAAGCAAGCTTATACCGCCAGAGGAAAATACAATTCACGTATTGAAACCAGAGTGAACTCTTTAACTGACAATAGAGTAGGTATAACGGTTACTGTTTCAGAAGGAAGAGTCTCGCGAATTAGAGAGATAAAAATAATTGGTAATCACGATTTTTCAACTAACGAACTACTTCCTGAATTTGCATTAACAACGAGCAATGTCTTTACGTATTTCACTAAAAAAGATCAATATTCCAAAGCAGGGATGGATGCTTCTTTGGAAGCTTTGCGTTCCTTCTATTTGGATAGAGGCTATTTAAAATTTAATGTGGTTTCATCACAGGTATTATTGTCTCCGGACAGAAAAGACGTTTATATCAATATCCATATTGAAGAAGGACCTCAATACCGTTTTTCGGGCTATGCATCAGCGGGTAAAACGATATTGTCCAAAGAAAAAATAGACTCTTTAGTTCAGGTTAAAAAAGGGGATGTATTTTCCCGTAAAAAAGTGACTGAATCAATTTCAGCGATTGGTCTGGCTTTGGGAGACGTAGGCTATGGTTTCCCAGCAATAAGTGCTGATCCTCGAATAGATGAGGACAATAAAACAGTATTTATCACGTTCATGGTAGAGCCGGGTCGTCATGTTTATGTTCGTCGAATTAATTTTCATGGTAATACCAAAACGGGTGACTTTGTTTTACGGAGTATGATTCGTCAGGATGAGGGTGGATTATTATCATTACATAATATTAAAGAATCAGAACGACAATTACGTTTACTGGGTTATATAAAAAATATTGATGTTAAAACAAGTCCTGTAGCCGGAACGAACAATCAGGTTGACCTGGATGTACAGGTAGAAGAGGCACCTTCTGCCGAGGCCAGCGCCTCGATAGGATATGGTACTAATGGTTACCAATTTAACACATCAGTGACTCAACATAATTTCATGGGTTCAGGTCGCTCCATGGGGGCTTCTTTTAATGCCACCAAGTGGGGACAGGATTATTCTTTGAATTACTATAATCCCTTTTATACAGAAACCGGCATTGGTCGCGGGGCAAGTCTGTATTACTCTAAGATTGATCCTCAAAACCTTAATGTGAGTACATTTAGTTCTGATCGTTATGGTTTTGATGTCAGTTATAATTTTCCTCTTGGAGAAGCAAGTAGTTTTCAATTAGGTTATGGATATCAGGATGTAAATATCAAAACAGTCGGTCCTGTAATCCCCATTCAAAATTTTGTTAATTTATTTGGTTCGCATTTTCAAGAGGTTCGCTTGACTTCTGGTTGGAGTAGAAACAGCTATGATCAACTACCTTACCCAAACCGAGGTATAAATCAGCAAGCGATTGCAGTTGTTGCCTTGCCTGCAGCATCACAATCATTAACTTATTATAAAGGTTCTTATCAAGCACACGCTTATTATCCTTTGGGTCGCGGATGGATATTTTCTATTTTAGGGAACATAGGTTATGGAAATACATTCGAAAGTAACGGCCTTCCATTTTTTGAAAACTACTATGCGGGTGGAACGGCGACACCGGGTCAGGTTCGCGGCTATGACAGCTTCTCTTTGGGTCCAATAGATAATTTTGGGAATGCTATTGGTGGTAACTTCCTGGTTAATGGAAGTGCGGGTCTTATTCTACCTTTTCCATTAAGCCGAGATAATATAAGGACTACAATTTTTGCGGATGCGGGTAACGTCTTTTCCAGAGCGACTCCTGCAGCTTTAACTGGAGTTTTCGAAGGTCCATTACGATATTCAGCGGGTGTATCGCTAGAGTGGCGCTCTCCCTTTGGACCACTGGCATTTAGCATTGCCAAGGCCTTAAATCCACAGCCTTTAGATAAAACTCAATATTTCCAATTTGCCTTATCTTCAGGATTTTAG
- a CDS encoding TVP38/TMEM64 family protein, translated as MVGYILCIAASIPGALFLTLTGGLLFGPIWGTVYVVISATIGSTLVFLMVKFAFSDWVAKRATKWINRMRRGFKHHAFSYLLILRLIPLFPFWVVNIVPALLGIETKIFILATFLGIIPGSLIYSSVGGSLNYLFERGQTPDLKIIFSPELFLPLLGLALLSLSPVLYKKIKGST; from the coding sequence ATGGTTGGCTACATCCTTTGTATTGCAGCCTCTATACCCGGCGCCCTCTTTCTCACCCTGACTGGCGGCCTTCTATTCGGGCCGATTTGGGGGACTGTATACGTAGTCATTAGTGCGACTATCGGTTCAACCCTTGTATTTCTTATGGTGAAATTCGCTTTTAGCGACTGGGTTGCGAAACGAGCAACTAAATGGATAAATAGAATGCGTCGTGGTTTTAAACATCATGCTTTTTCTTACCTGCTCATATTACGTTTAATTCCTCTCTTTCCCTTTTGGGTAGTAAACATAGTACCCGCCTTACTCGGTATTGAAACAAAAATTTTTATCCTTGCTACCTTCCTTGGTATCATCCCTGGTTCTTTGATTTACTCATCTGTTGGAGGGAGTTTAAATTACCTGTTCGAAAGGGGACAAACACCCGATTTAAAAATTATTTTTTCACCGGAACTATTTTTACCCTTGCTTGGATTGGCACTACTTTCCCTGTCACCAGTACTCTATAAAAAAATCAAGGGTTCAACATGA
- the crcB gene encoding fluoride efflux transporter CrcB: MIATYLAVALGGSIGATARYSVVIFAQKVWGLQFPYGTLIVNTAGSLLAGFFLTLFVGRFNAEIYWRLFFFTGFLGAFTTFSSFAAETLVLFEQGQWLKLLVNILVNNVGSLAMVLIGAGLARYLVLAYLDQF, from the coding sequence ATGATTGCCACCTATCTGGCGGTAGCCCTTGGTGGATCTATCGGGGCAACGGCACGATATTCCGTAGTGATTTTTGCACAGAAGGTATGGGGTTTACAATTCCCGTATGGTACTTTAATAGTCAATACAGCAGGATCTTTGCTGGCGGGTTTTTTTCTTACTTTATTCGTTGGACGTTTTAATGCAGAAATTTATTGGCGCTTATTCTTTTTTACCGGTTTTCTGGGTGCTTTCACTACTTTTTCCAGTTTTGCAGCTGAAACCTTGGTGCTGTTTGAGCAAGGACAATGGCTGAAGTTGCTTGTGAATATATTAGTAAATAATGTTGGTTCATTAGCGATGGTGTTGATAGGAGCTGGATTGGCACGCTATTTAGTTTTAGCTTATTTGGATCAATTTTAA
- the fabZ gene encoding 3-hydroxyacyl-ACP dehydratase FabZ: protein MSELIDINQIFKLLPHRYPFILVDRVLEYKTLDYLTAIKNVTINENFFTGHFPGNPIMPGVLMLEALAQACAILSSLSREPTEGHDVLHFFAGIDNARFKHVVTPGDQLRLEVKLTGRKRDFWRMHGEAYVGDKLACSADLLSAAKEIKK, encoded by the coding sequence ATGAGTGAACTTATAGATATAAATCAGATTTTCAAATTGTTGCCACACCGTTATCCATTTATTCTGGTTGATAGAGTGCTGGAATATAAAACATTGGATTATTTGACAGCAATTAAAAACGTTACCATCAATGAGAATTTTTTTACAGGTCATTTTCCAGGTAACCCAATAATGCCTGGAGTACTAATGCTTGAAGCTCTGGCCCAAGCCTGTGCTATTCTATCCAGTTTATCTCGTGAACCTACAGAAGGACACGATGTGTTGCATTTTTTTGCTGGCATTGATAATGCGCGATTTAAACATGTCGTTACTCCGGGCGATCAATTACGCCTGGAAGTGAAGTTGACCGGAAGAAAAAGAGATTTTTGGCGTATGCATGGCGAGGCTTACGTAGGTGATAAACTAGCGTGTTCCGCAGACTTATTAAGCGCAGCAAAGGAAATTAAAAAGTGA
- the lpxA gene encoding acyl-ACP--UDP-N-acetylglucosamine O-acyltransferase, translating to MIDERAMIHPSAKLAKGVSVGPGTVIGADVEIGENTWIGPHVVIEGPTTIGKNNKIFQFASVGDEPQDITYKGEPTRLEIGDNNVIREYCMISRGTVKGGGVTRVGNGNFLMAYSHIGHDCMVGDQIIMVNYAALSGHVTVDDYAIIGPYAAIHQFCHVGVYAFIARATYVTKDVLPYVMIAGHTTSACGINTVGLRRRGFSSSAIDCLRRAYKIIFRKGLTVQQAVTELELMQQECPEVIPMIDALNKSTRGIVR from the coding sequence GTGATAGATGAAAGAGCGATGATTCACCCATCTGCAAAATTGGCAAAAGGGGTATCAGTAGGCCCTGGAACAGTAATAGGTGCGGACGTTGAGATTGGTGAAAATACCTGGATAGGTCCCCATGTAGTAATCGAAGGTCCTACCACCATTGGTAAAAACAATAAAATTTTTCAATTTGCTTCAGTAGGCGATGAGCCTCAGGATATTACCTATAAAGGAGAGCCAACACGACTTGAAATTGGCGATAATAATGTGATACGTGAGTATTGCATGATAAGTCGTGGCACCGTGAAAGGCGGAGGAGTCACTCGGGTTGGTAATGGTAATTTTTTAATGGCTTACTCGCACATAGGACATGATTGCATGGTTGGCGACCAAATTATTATGGTAAATTATGCAGCTTTGTCAGGCCATGTAACTGTTGATGATTATGCAATTATTGGTCCTTACGCCGCGATTCATCAATTTTGTCATGTGGGGGTTTATGCTTTTATTGCAAGAGCTACTTATGTGACTAAAGACGTTTTGCCTTATGTAATGATCGCAGGGCACACAACTTCCGCGTGTGGTATTAATACCGTAGGTTTACGAAGAAGAGGATTTTCGTCTTCAGCAATCGATTGCTTGCGACGCGCCTATAAAATAATTTTCCGTAAGGGACTGACAGTACAACAAGCCGTTACTGAGCTGGAGTTGATGCAGCAGGAATGTCCTGAAGTAATTCCTATGATTGATGCATTAAACAAATCCACCCGCGGCATAGTGAGATAA
- the lpxD gene encoding UDP-3-O-(3-hydroxymyristoyl)glucosamine N-acyltransferase produces the protein MLTLTQLADYLGGVWHGSANHAIFSLSSLSRATSKDVAYFDNLILQKTLETTAAGVVLLKLEHKFLCPVNSIIVPNPLMAMNEAAKYLTCAKKNSSEIHHSAQIHHSVQLGQRVSIGANTVIEEQVELDDDVCIGSNTVVESYVRIGRNSQIGHGVTIHSGSRVGQDALFNDGCIIGASPFNYSKCHGTWRQGAAVGGVVISHGVHIGANTVIDRGAYSDTYMAEGVCIDNLVQIAHDVVIGSNTAIAGCVAIGAHAQIGSDCIIGGASCIAANVQLSDDVVITGMSTVSKSIAKSGIYSSGTLAHEHQRWRRNAARFRRLDDFITRLGVLERKIETS, from the coding sequence TTGCTGACTTTAACGCAATTAGCAGATTATCTGGGGGGCGTGTGGCATGGCAGTGCCAATCACGCCATTTTCAGTTTATCCTCCTTGAGCCGTGCCACCTCTAAAGATGTTGCTTATTTCGATAATCTAATATTACAAAAGACGTTAGAAACTACTGCAGCAGGTGTAGTTTTATTAAAATTGGAACATAAATTTTTGTGCCCTGTGAATTCCATAATCGTACCCAATCCGCTAATGGCAATGAATGAAGCAGCAAAGTATTTAACCTGTGCTAAAAAAAATAGTTCGGAAATACATCATAGTGCTCAAATTCATCACTCCGTACAATTAGGTCAGCGAGTTTCCATAGGTGCGAATACTGTGATAGAGGAGCAGGTTGAACTGGATGATGACGTTTGCATCGGTTCTAATACTGTTGTTGAATCTTATGTTCGTATTGGAAGAAACAGTCAAATCGGTCATGGGGTGACCATTCACTCAGGTAGTCGAGTTGGACAAGATGCATTATTCAATGATGGATGTATCATTGGTGCTTCACCTTTTAATTACTCAAAATGCCATGGTACTTGGCGACAAGGAGCAGCTGTAGGGGGGGTGGTTATTTCGCATGGCGTTCATATTGGTGCGAATACGGTCATTGACAGGGGGGCATACAGCGACACTTATATGGCTGAAGGAGTTTGTATCGATAATCTCGTCCAAATTGCCCATGATGTGGTTATAGGATCGAATACTGCAATAGCAGGTTGTGTGGCTATTGGTGCTCATGCTCAGATTGGTTCTGATTGCATTATTGGTGGTGCAAGTTGTATAGCAGCAAATGTTCAGTTATCCGATGATGTAGTGATTACCGGAATGTCTACCGTTAGTAAATCAATTGCAAAGTCAGGGATTTATTCTTCAGGAACTTTAGCCCATGAACATCAACGCTGGCGTCGCAATGCGGCACGTTTCAGACGTTTAGATGATTTCATAACAAGGCTTGGAGTATTGGAGAGGAAAATAGAGACTTCCTAG
- a CDS encoding OmpH family outer membrane protein, producing MKRISAVLVALVISLFGTSLFADWAKIGVVDLQKIMQTSTQMKAIQQKLEKEFKPRRDKLVAVETSLKSDMEKFKRDSTIMSATQKKELEKKIVASQQQFERDGQQYQQELSTAHNEAMEGLYSKVRGAIGKIAKDEKYDIIVQKDAAPFSSEALDVTDKVIKAIN from the coding sequence ATGAAGCGTATTAGTGCGGTCTTAGTCGCATTGGTTATTAGTTTATTTGGCACAAGTTTATTTGCTGATTGGGCAAAAATAGGCGTGGTTGATTTACAAAAAATCATGCAGACTTCTACCCAAATGAAGGCTATTCAACAAAAGCTGGAAAAAGAATTTAAGCCTCGTCGTGACAAATTGGTTGCAGTGGAAACAAGCCTGAAAAGCGATATGGAGAAATTCAAGCGCGACAGCACTATTATGAGTGCTACTCAAAAGAAAGAGCTGGAAAAGAAAATAGTTGCCTCACAACAACAATTTGAACGAGATGGACAACAGTATCAGCAAGAATTAAGTACTGCTCATAATGAAGCAATGGAAGGTTTGTATTCCAAAGTTCGCGGTGCGATCGGTAAAATTGCCAAAGATGAAAAATACGACATTATTGTTCAGAAAGATGCTGCTCCATTTAGCTCTGAAGCTCTTGATGTTACTGATAAAGTTATCAAAGCAATTAACTAG